A window of Armatimonadota bacterium contains these coding sequences:
- a CDS encoding HD domain-containing phosphohydrolase, with the protein MAASLAPQAAEREPVLVVDDEASICDVLGRTLEAMGHPSRTSTNAQEALAALAGGDFALVLSDIRMPGMDGVELLRRIVARMPNTAVMMVTAVLDVNTAVTAMRLGACDYVVKPFDLDNVAQRVEQALVRRRRLMDEERRHAQLEREVVERTAQARRMFQGALHSLAAALDARDGDTHGHSQRVTALAVALARQLRLDDRLVEHTRLAGMLHDIGKIGIRESVLNKPTALSDDEYAHIKTHPVISQNILEPILWEPQVVRLIRSHHERYDGAGYPDGLAGEDIPLGARVLAVADAFDAMTSERPYRSPMTPERAREVLREGRGSQWDPAVVDALEQLAPEAWRSCTEGDAGADHFDNLPAYGASEEETAAVPSMRTSSGA; encoded by the coding sequence ATGGCGGCTAGCCTTGCCCCCCAGGCGGCGGAGCGCGAACCCGTGCTCGTGGTTGACGACGAGGCCTCCATCTGCGACGTGCTCGGACGCACGCTGGAGGCGATGGGCCATCCTTCGCGCACTTCCACCAACGCGCAGGAGGCGCTCGCCGCGCTTGCCGGCGGCGACTTCGCGTTGGTGCTGAGCGACATTCGCATGCCGGGCATGGACGGCGTCGAGCTGCTGCGCCGGATCGTCGCCCGCATGCCCAACACCGCGGTGATGATGGTGACCGCGGTCTTGGACGTCAACACCGCAGTTACCGCGATGCGGCTGGGCGCCTGTGACTACGTGGTCAAGCCCTTCGACCTCGACAACGTCGCCCAGCGGGTGGAGCAGGCGCTGGTGCGGCGCCGCCGGCTGATGGACGAGGAGCGGCGCCACGCGCAACTGGAGCGCGAGGTCGTCGAGCGCACAGCGCAGGCGCGGCGCATGTTCCAGGGGGCGCTGCACTCGCTCGCCGCGGCATTGGACGCGCGCGATGGCGACACCCACGGCCACTCGCAGCGCGTCACCGCCCTCGCCGTCGCCCTCGCCCGACAACTACGGCTGGACGACCGGCTGGTCGAGCACACGCGTCTAGCCGGCATGCTGCACGACATCGGCAAGATCGGCATCCGCGAGTCGGTGCTCAACAAGCCCACGGCCTTGAGCGATGACGAATACGCGCACATCAAGACCCATCCCGTGATCTCGCAGAACATCCTTGAGCCTATCCTCTGGGAGCCGCAGGTGGTGCGCCTCATTCGCTCACACCACGAGCGCTATGACGGTGCCGGCTATCCGGACGGCCTCGCCGGCGAGGACATCCCGCTGGGGGCGCGTGTCCTGGCCGTCGCCGATGCCTTTGACGCCATGACCAGCGAGCGACCCTACCGCTCACCCATGACTCCCGAACGCGCCCGGGAGGTGCTGCGTGAGGGACGCGGCAGCCAGTGGGATCCGGCGGTGGTTGACGCCCTGGAGCAGTTGGCGCCTGAGGCATGGCGGAGTTGCACGGAGGGCGACGCGGGCGCGGACCATTTCGATAACCTCCCCGCCTACGGCGCCAGCGAAGAAGAGACGGCCGCCGTCCCTTCGATGCGCACGTCATCCGGCGCCTGA
- the hypE gene encoding hydrogenase expression/formation protein HypE yields MNDDVILLSHGAGGQLMAELIEHVFVAGLDNPILRRREDSGVIQVAGQRLALTTDSFVVTPIIFPGGDIGKLAACGTINDLAASGAGPAALAAAFILEEGVEQSLLRRVVASLRAVADEAGVSVITGDTKVVPRGAADRIFITTTGLGVVPPNVEVSASAARPGDVILINGGLGEHGMAIMCAREGIDLELDLGSDCAPLNRLVGALVEVGCDLHCLRDPTRGGVAAALNEIAEQSQVCIELDEERLPVAPAVRTACELLGLDALQVANEGKMLVILPAPEAERALAAMREAPYGAGATVIGRVLEGPAGRVQLKTAVGPTRIIDLPVGEPMPRIC; encoded by the coding sequence ATGAATGACGACGTCATCCTCCTCAGCCACGGCGCGGGCGGCCAGCTCATGGCCGAGCTGATCGAGCACGTCTTCGTGGCGGGCTTGGACAACCCGATCCTGCGCCGGCGCGAGGACAGCGGGGTGATCCAGGTCGCCGGTCAGCGCCTGGCATTGACTACCGACAGCTTCGTCGTGACCCCGATCATCTTCCCCGGCGGCGACATCGGCAAGCTGGCGGCCTGCGGCACGATCAACGATCTGGCGGCGTCAGGCGCAGGGCCGGCGGCGCTGGCTGCCGCCTTCATCCTCGAGGAGGGGGTGGAGCAGTCGCTGCTGCGGCGGGTGGTGGCGTCGCTGCGGGCGGTGGCGGATGAAGCCGGCGTATCGGTCATCACCGGCGATACCAAGGTCGTGCCCAGGGGCGCGGCGGACCGCATCTTCATCACCACCACCGGCCTCGGCGTGGTGCCGCCCAACGTCGAGGTCTCGGCGTCTGCCGCCCGTCCCGGAGACGTTATTCTCATCAACGGCGGTCTCGGCGAGCACGGCATGGCGATCATGTGCGCGCGCGAGGGCATAGACCTGGAGCTCGACCTCGGCAGCGACTGCGCGCCGCTCAACCGCCTGGTGGGGGCGCTGGTTGAGGTGGGCTGCGACCTGCACTGCCTGCGCGACCCCACGCGCGGCGGGGTCGCGGCGGCGCTCAACGAGATCGCGGAGCAGTCGCAGGTGTGCATCGAGCTGGACGAGGAGCGCCTGCCGGTGGCGCCGGCGGTGCGGACGGCGTGCGAGCTGCTGGGCCTCGATGCGCTGCAGGTGGCAAACGAAGGGAAGATGCTGGTGATCCTGCCCGCGCCGGAGGCGGAGCGCGCGCTGGCGGCGATGCGGGAGGCGCCCTACGGGGCCGGGGCGACGGTGATCGGGCGCGTGCTCGAGGGCCCGGCGGGACGGGTGCAGCTCAAGACGGCAGTCGGCCCGACGCGCATCATTGACCTGCCGGTGGGCGAACCCATGCCGCGCATCTGCTGA
- the hypD gene encoding hydrogenase formation protein HypD, with protein MMRHVDEFRDPRAVTALAAAINRIPAPRARLMEVCGTHTMAIARYGLRELVAARAELVAGPGCPVCVTAQGDLDWFLEAARLPGVVAATFGDMMRVPGSRSTLERERAQGADVRVVYSPADAVELARRNPERQVIFFGVGFETTAPAVAMSVLEARAKELTNYRVYCAHKLIPPALRALVEAPDAAAAPGAGAAVNGFICPGHVSVIIGSRPYEFVAREHGVPCVIAGFEPVDVLAAVRMLLVQIAEGRAAVEIEYGRVVAPAGNPRARAVVEEVFAVADARWRGLGEVPRSGLAFSAAYAEFDARQRFQVTPAPAVEPAGCRCGEVLRGVILPAECALFGGQCTPRSPVGACMVSSEGACAAHYRYRRSGSPT; from the coding sequence ATGATGAGGCACGTTGACGAGTTCCGCGACCCGCGGGCGGTGACCGCGCTGGCCGCGGCCATCAACCGCATCCCGGCGCCGCGGGCGCGGCTGATGGAGGTCTGCGGCACCCACACCATGGCGATCGCCCGCTACGGCCTGCGCGAGCTGGTGGCGGCGCGCGCCGAACTGGTGGCGGGGCCGGGGTGCCCGGTGTGTGTGACCGCGCAGGGGGACCTGGACTGGTTCTTGGAGGCGGCACGGCTGCCGGGGGTGGTGGCCGCCACCTTCGGCGATATGATGCGCGTGCCGGGGAGCCGTTCGACCCTGGAGCGGGAGCGCGCGCAGGGCGCGGACGTGCGCGTCGTCTATTCGCCCGCCGACGCGGTGGAACTGGCGCGGCGCAACCCCGAGCGGCAGGTCATCTTCTTTGGCGTCGGCTTCGAGACCACCGCCCCGGCGGTCGCCATGTCGGTGCTGGAGGCGCGCGCCAAGGAGCTGACGAACTACCGCGTGTACTGCGCGCACAAGCTGATTCCACCCGCGCTGCGGGCGCTGGTGGAGGCGCCCGATGCTGCGGCTGCGCCGGGGGCAGGTGCGGCGGTGAATGGCTTCATCTGCCCCGGTCACGTCAGCGTCATCATCGGCAGCCGCCCCTACGAGTTCGTGGCGCGCGAGCATGGGGTGCCGTGCGTGATCGCGGGGTTCGAGCCGGTGGACGTGCTGGCGGCGGTGCGCATGTTGCTGGTGCAGATCGCGGAGGGGCGCGCCGCGGTCGAGATCGAATACGGGCGCGTAGTGGCGCCCGCGGGCAACCCGCGAGCGCGGGCGGTGGTGGAGGAGGTGTTCGCGGTGGCGGATGCGCGGTGGCGGGGGCTGGGGGAGGTGCCGCGGAGCGGGCTGGCGTTCAGCGCCGCGTACGCCGAGTTCGATGCGCGCCAGCGGTTCCAGGTCACCCCCGCGCCGGCGGTCGAGCCCGCCGGGTGCCGCTGCGGGGAGGTGCTGCGGGGCGTGATCCTGCCCGCGGAGTGCGCACTGTTCGGGGGGCAGTGCACGCCGCGCAGTCCCGTCGGCGCGTGCATGGTGTCGAGCGAGGGCGCGTGCGCCGCACACTACCGCTACCGCCGCAGCGGGAGTCCGACATGA
- a CDS encoding HypC/HybG/HupF family hydrogenase formation chaperone yields MCLAIPMKVVSMEGGRAIAEQEGARRAVNVGLLDEVKTGDYVLVHAGYAIARVDEEEALRTLELVRNLAEPAAPPGADDEAR; encoded by the coding sequence ATGTGCCTGGCCATCCCGATGAAGGTGGTCTCGATGGAGGGCGGCCGCGCCATTGCGGAACAGGAGGGGGCGCGACGGGCGGTCAACGTCGGGCTGCTCGACGAGGTCAAGACGGGCGATTACGTCCTCGTTCACGCCGGCTACGCCATCGCGCGCGTGGACGAAGAAGAGGCGCTGCGCACCCTGGAACTGGTGCGGAATCTGGCGGAACCCGCCGCTCCCCCGGGGGCCGATGATGAGGCACGTTGA
- the hypF gene encoding carbamoyltransferase HypF, producing the protein MRARTKATVKGIVQGVGFRPFVYQLARSLDLGGWVRNSSEGVIIEVEGENGRVEEFVRSLRAQAPPAADISAITVHPLAPTGEREFTILASAGEQPPEPVIPADIATCADCGREVREAGDRRFHYPFTNCTNCGPRFTIIRGIPYDRPHTTMAAFRMCPACQAEYDDPADRRFHAQPNACPRCGPRVALDDRPAAGGDPAAPVLRAGELLAAGRIVAVKGLGGFHLACDARNADAVRALRRRKGRSDKPFALMVRDLAEAGRLCSISDQERALLQSPQRPIVLLWERPQNGIAREVAPHNRYLGVMLPYTPLHALLFETAPPALVMTSGNLAEEPICHRNDEARAKLGGIADSFLTHDRDIHLPCDDSVARVVAGRPMLVRRSRGYVPRALALPQVAPPVLAVGGEERNTFCMIVGDRAVVSQHIGDLDNVETLDYFERGIEHLGALFRWRPEIIAHDLHPEYLSTKYARRRRDCRLVGVQHHHAHAVSVMADAAVQGPVLAACLDGAGYGPDGAVWGGEFLLARLTGFDRWAHLAYVPMPGGAAAVRRPARMALAYLMRAYPDDAELVARSLMPDLEPREVTAVMAQAARGFNSPPTSSMGRLFDAVSALLGICAEATYTGQPAVELEMAAWQSVGARHALPLRLDTSVRPWQIDPAPIIRGVVDDLRAGVERAEIAARFHYTIAALIGDVCERMARDTGLTQVALGGGVFQNAYLLELLAKDLPRRGLEPLLHRQVPPNDGGLALGQAVIAAAISVAAGGLAP; encoded by the coding sequence TTGAGAGCCAGAACCAAGGCCACGGTTAAAGGCATCGTGCAGGGGGTGGGTTTCCGCCCCTTCGTGTACCAGCTCGCGCGCTCGCTCGACCTCGGCGGGTGGGTGCGCAACAGCTCCGAGGGAGTAATCATCGAGGTCGAAGGGGAGAACGGGCGAGTGGAGGAGTTCGTGCGCTCGCTGCGCGCGCAGGCCCCGCCGGCGGCCGACATCTCCGCCATCACCGTGCACCCGCTCGCGCCGACCGGGGAACGCGAATTCACCATCCTCGCCAGCGCCGGCGAGCAGCCCCCCGAGCCGGTCATTCCCGCCGACATCGCCACCTGCGCGGACTGTGGGCGCGAGGTGCGCGAGGCCGGCGACCGGCGCTTCCACTATCCCTTCACCAACTGCACCAACTGCGGCCCGCGGTTCACCATCATCCGCGGCATCCCCTACGATCGCCCCCACACCACCATGGCGGCGTTCCGCATGTGCCCGGCCTGCCAGGCGGAGTACGACGACCCTGCCGATCGCCGCTTCCACGCCCAGCCCAACGCCTGCCCGCGCTGCGGCCCGCGCGTCGCCCTCGACGACCGGCCGGCCGCGGGCGGCGACCCCGCCGCGCCGGTGCTGCGCGCGGGGGAACTGCTCGCCGCCGGGCGCATTGTCGCGGTCAAGGGGCTGGGCGGATTCCATCTGGCATGTGACGCGCGCAATGCGGACGCCGTGCGCGCCTTGCGCCGGCGCAAAGGGCGCAGCGACAAGCCGTTCGCCCTGATGGTACGCGACCTGGCGGAGGCCGGCCGGCTGTGCTCGATCAGCGACCAGGAGCGGGCACTGCTGCAATCCCCGCAGCGCCCGATCGTCCTCTTGTGGGAGCGCCCGCAGAATGGCATCGCGCGCGAGGTCGCACCCCACAACCGCTACCTGGGGGTCATGCTGCCCTATACCCCGCTGCACGCGCTGCTCTTCGAGACCGCCCCGCCGGCCCTGGTCATGACTAGCGGCAACCTCGCGGAGGAGCCCATCTGCCACCGCAACGACGAAGCCCGCGCCAAGCTCGGGGGCATCGCCGACAGCTTTCTGACCCACGACCGCGACATCCACCTGCCGTGTGACGACTCGGTGGCGCGAGTGGTGGCCGGCCGGCCGATGCTCGTGCGCCGCTCCCGCGGGTATGTGCCGCGGGCCCTCGCTTTGCCGCAGGTGGCACCGCCGGTGTTGGCGGTCGGCGGGGAGGAACGCAACACCTTCTGCATGATCGTCGGCGACCGTGCCGTCGTCAGCCAGCATATCGGCGACCTCGACAACGTCGAGACGCTGGATTACTTCGAGCGGGGGATCGAGCATCTGGGCGCGCTCTTTCGCTGGCGCCCGGAGATCATCGCCCACGACCTGCACCCGGAGTATCTGTCCACCAAGTACGCGCGCCGCCGCCGCGACTGCCGCCTCGTCGGCGTGCAGCACCACCACGCCCATGCGGTATCGGTCATGGCCGATGCCGCAGTGCAGGGCCCGGTGCTCGCGGCCTGTCTCGACGGCGCCGGCTATGGCCCCGACGGGGCGGTCTGGGGCGGCGAGTTCTTGCTGGCGCGGCTGACCGGTTTCGACCGTTGGGCTCATCTTGCCTACGTGCCCATGCCCGGCGGCGCGGCGGCGGTGAGACGGCCCGCGCGCATGGCGCTGGCATACCTCATGCGAGCTTACCCCGATGACGCGGAGCTGGTCGCCCGGTCGCTGATGCCGGACCTCGAGCCGCGCGAAGTGACGGCGGTGATGGCGCAAGCTGCGCGCGGATTCAACTCGCCGCCCACCTCGAGCATGGGGCGGTTGTTCGACGCCGTCTCGGCCCTGCTTGGCATTTGCGCCGAAGCGACCTACACCGGGCAACCGGCGGTCGAACTCGAAATGGCAGCGTGGCAGAGTGTAGGGGCAAGGCATGCCTTGCCCCTACGGCTGGACACCTCTGTCCGCCCCTGGCAGATTGACCCGGCGCCGATCATCCGCGGCGTGGTGGACGATCTGCGCGCCGGTGTGGAGCGGGCCGAGATCGCGGCGCGGTTCCATTACACCATCGCCGCATTGATCGGCGACGTGTGCGAGCGCATGGCCCGTGACACCGGGTTGACGCAAGTGGCCCTGGGCGGCGGCGTGTTCCAAAACGCCTACTTGCTGGAGCTGCTGGCGAAGGATCTGCCGCGGCGCGGCCTGGAGCCGCTGCTGCACCGCCAGGTGCCGCCTAACGACGGCGGCCTCGCCTTGGGGCAGGCGGTGATTGCCGCCGCGATATCAGTCGCGGCTGGGGGATTGGCTCCATAA